From Acinetobacter lwoffii, a single genomic window includes:
- a CDS encoding acyl-CoA dehydrogenase family protein, whose protein sequence is MQLTEEQKLIQDMAKSFAQEQIKPFAGEWDQKGIFPKQALAQMGELGFLGMLIPEEWGGSGTGTLAYVLALEEVAAADGATSAIMSVHNSVGCVPIFKFGTEQQKQQFLKPLAQGEMIGAFALTEPHTGSDAAAIKTRAIKDGDHYILNGAKQFITSGHNAGMIIVFAVTDPSAGKKGMSAFLVPRDTPGYEVIRVEEKLGLHASDTCQIALTDVRIHESLRLGAEGEGLKIALANLEGGRIGIAAQAVGLARAALEEATAYAHDRVAFGKPIFEQQAISFRLASMATEIEAARQLVHFAARKKEAGEACLTEASMAKLFASEMAERVCSKALQIFGGYGYLKDFPIERIYRDARICQIYEGTSDIQRLVIARSL, encoded by the coding sequence ATGCAATTAACGGAAGAGCAAAAACTAATTCAGGATATGGCCAAAAGCTTTGCCCAGGAACAGATTAAACCCTTTGCCGGCGAGTGGGATCAAAAAGGCATTTTTCCTAAGCAGGCCTTGGCCCAAATGGGAGAGCTGGGTTTTTTAGGCATGCTGATTCCGGAAGAATGGGGCGGTTCGGGCACAGGTACGCTGGCTTATGTTCTAGCCCTAGAAGAAGTCGCTGCGGCCGATGGTGCAACATCCGCGATTATGAGCGTACATAACTCGGTGGGTTGTGTGCCGATTTTCAAGTTCGGCACGGAACAGCAAAAGCAGCAATTTTTAAAGCCTTTGGCTCAAGGTGAAATGATTGGTGCCTTTGCCTTAACCGAACCGCATACCGGATCGGATGCTGCCGCGATTAAAACCCGGGCGATCAAGGACGGCGATCACTACATTCTGAATGGCGCCAAACAGTTCATTACCTCAGGCCACAATGCCGGGATGATTATTGTCTTTGCCGTGACCGACCCATCTGCGGGCAAAAAAGGCATGAGTGCATTTTTAGTGCCGCGCGACACACCTGGCTATGAAGTGATTCGGGTGGAAGAAAAACTCGGCCTGCATGCTTCGGATACCTGTCAGATTGCCCTAACTGATGTCCGCATTCATGAAAGTTTAAGACTCGGCGCCGAAGGCGAAGGTCTGAAAATTGCCCTAGCAAATCTGGAAGGCGGGCGAATCGGTATTGCCGCACAGGCGGTTGGTTTGGCGCGTGCCGCTTTAGAAGAAGCAACGGCCTATGCGCATGATCGGGTCGCCTTTGGCAAACCGATTTTTGAACAGCAGGCGATTTCTTTCAGGCTGGCCAGTATGGCGACTGAAATTGAAGCGGCACGGCAACTGGTCCATTTTGCAGCACGCAAGAAAGAAGCCGGTGAAGCCTGTTTAACCGAAGCCTCCATGGCCAAGCTATTTGCTTCAGAAATGGCAGAACGTGTCTGTTCCAAAGCGCTGCAGATTTTTGGTGGCTACGGTTATCTCAAAGATTTTCCAATTGAACGGATTTACCGCGATGCGCGGATTTGTCAGATTTATGAAGGCACCAGCGATATTCAGCGGCTGGTGATTGCGCGCAGCCTCTAA
- a CDS encoding AMP-binding protein — translation MLDYQTTVQDFDLNTVASQYLSGSMQAVNACYECCDRHADSDAIALYWHGKDGRKEQYSFAELKKYSSQFANFLKSQGIGKGDRVSGLLPRTPELIITILATWRIGAVYQPLFTAFGPKAIEHRIQLAQSKLVVTDLANREKLSEISNCPLIVTVHAEIEAERYPHDLSFWTVLNRQAEACELEILSVNDPFLLMFTSGTTGPAKPLKVPLKALIAFASYMQNAIGLTPEDAFWNIADPGWAYGLYYAIIGPLMLGHSTLFYEGGFNAESVCEIVKEYGITNLAGAPTAYRMMMAADPAQMAKLRGKLRVVSSAGEPLNPEVIRWFKEVLDVPIYDHYGQTEVGMVVCNHHALEHPVRSGSAGFASPGYRIAVVDEQGHELAADIPGILAVDISQSPMMWFSGYEESRKSPFVGHYYLTGDTAEIHADGSMSFVGRSDDVITTSGYRVGPFDVESALLEHDAVIEAAVIGVPDPERTEVIKAFVILANNFAASTHLEEELGQFVKKRLSAHAYPRLIEFVTELPKTPSGKIQRFLLRNQEINKQQAKTA, via the coding sequence ATGTTAGATTATCAAACAACGGTTCAAGACTTTGATTTAAATACGGTTGCAAGCCAGTATCTCTCCGGTTCAATGCAGGCAGTAAATGCCTGTTATGAATGCTGTGACCGTCATGCCGATTCCGATGCCATTGCCCTATACTGGCATGGTAAAGATGGCAGAAAAGAACAATATAGCTTTGCCGAGCTCAAAAAATATTCCAGCCAGTTTGCCAATTTTCTTAAGTCTCAAGGCATTGGTAAAGGTGATCGTGTTTCCGGATTATTACCGCGCACCCCGGAGCTGATAATTACCATTTTAGCGACCTGGCGGATTGGTGCGGTCTATCAACCGTTATTTACGGCCTTTGGGCCTAAAGCCATCGAGCATCGCATTCAGCTGGCGCAAAGTAAGCTGGTGGTGACTGATCTGGCGAATCGGGAGAAATTATCCGAGATCAGCAACTGTCCACTGATTGTGACGGTACATGCCGAAATTGAGGCAGAGCGCTATCCGCACGACCTCAGCTTCTGGACGGTATTAAACCGTCAGGCTGAAGCTTGTGAGCTGGAAATCCTGAGTGTTAATGATCCTTTTTTATTGATGTTTACCTCCGGTACTACTGGACCAGCGAAACCTCTTAAAGTCCCTTTAAAAGCACTGATTGCTTTTGCAAGCTATATGCAAAATGCCATTGGTCTAACTCCTGAAGATGCATTCTGGAATATTGCCGATCCCGGCTGGGCCTACGGATTGTATTACGCGATTATTGGTCCCTTAATGCTTGGACACTCGACCTTGTTTTATGAAGGTGGGTTTAATGCGGAAAGTGTCTGCGAAATTGTTAAGGAATATGGCATTACCAATCTGGCCGGTGCACCGACTGCTTACCGCATGATGATGGCAGCCGATCCTGCTCAAATGGCAAAACTGCGCGGCAAGTTACGTGTCGTCAGCAGTGCGGGAGAACCGTTAAATCCGGAAGTGATCCGCTGGTTTAAAGAGGTGCTAGATGTGCCGATTTATGACCATTATGGCCAGACCGAAGTCGGGATGGTGGTGTGTAATCATCATGCTTTGGAACATCCGGTCCGTTCAGGTTCGGCAGGCTTTGCCAGCCCGGGTTACCGAATTGCCGTTGTCGATGAACAGGGGCATGAATTAGCAGCTGACATCCCGGGCATCCTGGCAGTGGATATCAGCCAATCGCCGATGATGTGGTTCTCTGGCTATGAAGAAAGCCGTAAATCTCCCTTTGTCGGCCACTACTATTTAACCGGTGATACCGCAGAAATCCATGCTGATGGCAGTATGAGCTTTGTCGGGCGTAGTGATGATGTCATTACAACGTCAGGCTATCGGGTCGGCCCATTTGATGTGGAAAGTGCCTTGCTGGAACATGATGCCGTGATTGAAGCTGCGGTGATTGGTGTACCTGACCCCGAGCGTACCGAAGTGATTAAAGCCTTTGTGATTCTGGCGAATAATTTTGCAGCTTCGACCCATCTGGAAGAAGAGCTGGGTCAATTTGTGAAAAAGCGTTTATCTGCACATGCCTATCCGCGCCTGATTGAATTCGTGACCGAATTGCCGAAAACCCCAAGCGGTAAAATTCAACGCTTTTTACTGCGCAATCAGGAAATCAACAAGCAGCAAGCCAAGACCGCATAA
- the mmsB gene encoding 3-hydroxyisobutyrate dehydrogenase — MKIAFIGLGNMGGSMAQNLLKSGHQVFGYDLSAVAIQHFAEAGGVVCDSPQAAAKQAEIVVSMLPAAKHVREVYLGEHGILEVLQAGSLCIDSSTIDPQTIQEVAAAAQAKQIRVCDAPVSGGTLGAKDGTLTFMVGADDATFEAVKPVLGCMGKNLVHCGAVGTGQVAKICNNLILGISMTAVAEGMALGAKLGIDPQALAGVINSSTGRCWSSEIYNPWPDICANAPSSRGYTDGFAAQLMLKDLGLAVDAAQQVDQPVVLGSMVQKLYQQLCQEGDAHLDFSSIMHQYTTPNA; from the coding sequence ATGAAGATTGCATTTATCGGTTTAGGCAACATGGGCGGCTCCATGGCGCAAAATCTGCTCAAGTCCGGTCATCAGGTTTTTGGTTATGACTTAAGTGCAGTGGCTATACAGCATTTTGCAGAAGCTGGCGGTGTGGTCTGCGACAGTCCACAGGCTGCCGCGAAGCAGGCGGAGATCGTGGTCAGCATGTTGCCTGCAGCCAAGCATGTGCGTGAAGTCTATTTAGGTGAACACGGTATTCTGGAGGTGCTTCAAGCGGGCAGCTTATGTATCGACAGCAGCACCATTGATCCGCAAACCATTCAGGAGGTTGCTGCAGCAGCGCAGGCCAAGCAGATTCGCGTCTGTGATGCACCGGTATCCGGCGGTACTTTAGGTGCCAAAGATGGCACTTTAACCTTTATGGTCGGTGCAGATGATGCCACCTTTGAGGCCGTTAAACCTGTTCTCGGCTGTATGGGTAAAAATCTGGTGCATTGTGGTGCGGTGGGAACAGGACAGGTGGCAAAAATCTGTAATAACCTGATTCTGGGCATTTCCATGACTGCCGTTGCAGAAGGAATGGCACTCGGAGCCAAACTGGGAATTGATCCGCAGGCGCTGGCTGGGGTAATCAACAGCTCCACTGGACGTTGCTGGAGTTCTGAAATTTATAATCCATGGCCCGATATTTGTGCCAATGCACCGTCATCGCGGGGTTATACCGACGGTTTTGCCGCACAATTGATGCTCAAAGATTTAGGTTTGGCGGTCGATGCAGCGCAACAGGTGGATCAGCCGGTTGTACTCGGCAGCATGGTACAAAAACTCTATCAACAGCTCTGTCAGGAAGGAGATGCCCATCTGGACTTCTCCAGCATCATGCATCAATACACCACGCCAAATGCTTAA